One Planctomicrobium piriforme DNA segment encodes these proteins:
- a CDS encoding NPCBM/NEW2 domain-containing protein, which translates to MRQAWCAAVLKCFLAIACVAVFSVVWSCDAKAGAPATVTLLDGTTQSGELTGLNSQEIQLQTAQGTQQFAADSVMQLEFTGTTASEESKSFTGVCVDQSQLQLTSLTSDGTTASLETPTLGKLNIPIRQFVDFRLAPLDDKVAASWQDLRTRNSRDDLLVIRKGDVLDYVAGSVGRITPEAVTVLVRGKELNAPRDRIFGIVFAAPAAATGGRRVAAKTSAGDVLQADSFNLNENTLEVASTSLGKLEVPLDQIASLDFGGGRIRFLSDLAFDSSASKSPDPQEPVVWFVSKNSPAGAGGKGVLKIGNKEYRRGLWLHSGAVLRYRLNREYTRLRATAGFELTHVTRMPRFDPKVRLVITGDGKTLLTRDFNWNEPSVPLDVDLADVRELTIQVESLGAGHGILEHFALGDAQVIQ; encoded by the coding sequence TTGAGACAGGCATGGTGCGCCGCTGTTTTGAAATGCTTTCTGGCGATCGCTTGCGTTGCTGTGTTCTCCGTCGTGTGGTCGTGTGACGCCAAGGCTGGCGCTCCTGCGACCGTCACCCTTCTCGACGGCACAACGCAGTCCGGTGAACTCACCGGGCTCAACTCTCAAGAGATCCAGTTGCAGACCGCACAAGGCACACAGCAGTTTGCCGCCGACTCGGTCATGCAGCTTGAGTTCACTGGCACAACGGCCAGCGAAGAATCAAAGTCCTTCACCGGCGTCTGCGTCGATCAGTCGCAGTTGCAACTCACCTCGCTCACCTCCGATGGCACCACCGCCTCGCTCGAAACACCGACGCTCGGAAAATTGAACATTCCGATTCGGCAATTTGTCGACTTCCGCCTGGCTCCCCTCGACGACAAGGTCGCCGCAAGCTGGCAGGATTTGCGGACCCGAAATTCCCGCGACGACCTGCTGGTGATCCGCAAAGGGGATGTCCTCGATTACGTCGCCGGCTCCGTCGGCCGTATCACGCCGGAAGCGGTCACGGTCCTGGTCCGCGGCAAAGAGTTGAACGCTCCGCGCGACCGCATTTTCGGAATCGTCTTCGCTGCGCCGGCTGCGGCAACCGGCGGACGACGCGTCGCAGCCAAAACCTCCGCCGGGGACGTGCTCCAGGCGGACAGTTTCAACCTGAATGAGAACACGCTCGAGGTTGCTTCAACGTCGCTCGGCAAGCTTGAGGTCCCGCTCGATCAGATTGCCTCGCTCGACTTTGGCGGAGGGCGAATTCGCTTTCTCTCCGATCTCGCGTTCGACTCCAGTGCCTCGAAGTCGCCCGATCCCCAGGAACCGGTCGTTTGGTTCGTCAGCAAGAACTCGCCTGCCGGGGCCGGCGGCAAAGGGGTACTGAAGATCGGTAACAAAGAGTATCGCCGCGGCCTGTGGCTGCACTCCGGCGCGGTCCTCCGTTATCGCCTTAATCGCGAGTACACCCGACTCCGCGCCACTGCCGGTTTCGAGCTGACGCATGTCACCCGCATGCCCCGCTTCGATCCCAAAGTCCGACTGGTGATCACCGGCGACGGCAAGACGTTGCTCACCCGTGATTTCAACTGGAACGAACCGTCGGTTCCACTGGATGTGGATCTGGCGGATGTCCGCGAGTTGACGATTCAGGTTGAGTCGCTAGGGGCCGGACACGGCATTCTCGAACATTTCGCACTCGGCGACGCTCAGGTGATTCAGTGA
- a CDS encoding S1C family serine protease — protein MIEPLCRKVYLTPLITAAALLWLSPLCQADPVNAPAGVLTAETTRIEVMQQAAPSVVAVFSADGNGGGSGVLIDPAGFAVTNFHVVEGLGGFMKCGLNDGKLYDAVLVGIDPTGDVALIQMLGRTDFPHATIGNSDDVRAGDMVFAMGNPFLLATDFQPTVTYGMVSGVHRYQYPAGTFLEYTDCLQVDASINPGNSGGPLFNMQGELIGINGRISVEKRGRVNVGAGYAISINQVMHFLDHLKSGRVVDHATLGATVTGTSDGSVVIANILENSPAYRRGLRRGDEILTFAGRPIRSVNQFKNILGIYPKGWTVPLSYRRDGQRHDLQVRLMGLHRRAELSGEEEAPPEDPQPERKEGPRKDESTPPEFPVKKETPENTVPEQYAHLYEERREFANYYFNAQAQQRLLKGLAAWGDYSKQSLNWGLAGKLNNTIPVEIRLLPDAVAAKVGDKFVVQNLQQDLQDIPPGTGGLLAALEQLKHLLANRDDYFSELYYLGSEPLAGTQERVDVLVTSRGLVSCRWYFRQQTGELIGFDTALEEDADPCEVRFDALKPMGGVAFPSALKVRCGDADYGVLQIESLKFLPAPAQGGNK, from the coding sequence GTGATCGAGCCGCTCTGCAGGAAAGTGTATCTGACTCCGCTCATCACGGCCGCAGCGCTACTGTGGCTGTCGCCGCTGTGTCAGGCCGATCCCGTCAACGCCCCCGCTGGTGTTCTGACCGCGGAAACGACGCGCATCGAGGTTATGCAACAGGCGGCTCCCAGCGTGGTCGCCGTCTTTTCGGCTGACGGCAATGGAGGCGGTTCCGGCGTGCTAATTGATCCCGCGGGCTTCGCGGTGACGAATTTTCACGTCGTCGAAGGCCTCGGCGGCTTCATGAAATGCGGACTCAACGACGGCAAGCTTTATGACGCAGTGCTGGTGGGCATCGATCCGACCGGCGATGTCGCACTCATTCAAATGCTAGGCCGCACCGATTTCCCGCATGCGACCATCGGCAACAGCGACGACGTTCGCGCCGGCGACATGGTCTTCGCGATGGGCAACCCGTTTCTGCTGGCGACCGACTTTCAGCCGACCGTCACCTACGGCATGGTGAGCGGCGTGCATCGCTATCAGTATCCCGCCGGCACATTTCTCGAATACACCGACTGTTTACAAGTCGACGCCTCGATCAACCCCGGCAACTCCGGCGGTCCCCTGTTCAACATGCAGGGGGAACTCATCGGCATCAACGGCCGCATCTCGGTCGAGAAGCGCGGCCGCGTCAACGTCGGCGCAGGCTATGCGATCTCGATCAACCAAGTGATGCACTTTCTCGATCACCTCAAGAGCGGTCGCGTGGTCGACCATGCGACGTTGGGGGCCACCGTGACTGGCACGTCCGACGGCTCGGTCGTCATTGCCAACATCCTCGAAAACTCGCCGGCCTATCGCCGCGGCCTGCGACGCGGCGACGAAATTCTCACATTCGCTGGCCGCCCGATTCGCAGCGTCAATCAGTTCAAGAACATCCTGGGAATTTACCCCAAAGGGTGGACCGTCCCGCTCTCGTACCGCCGCGATGGTCAGCGTCACGATCTTCAAGTTCGTCTGATGGGACTGCACCGCCGTGCGGAATTGTCCGGCGAAGAAGAAGCCCCGCCGGAAGATCCGCAGCCAGAGCGCAAAGAGGGTCCGAGGAAAGACGAGTCGACTCCGCCTGAGTTTCCCGTCAAAAAAGAGACGCCCGAGAACACTGTGCCTGAGCAGTACGCCCACCTCTACGAAGAGCGTCGTGAGTTTGCGAACTACTACTTCAATGCACAGGCTCAGCAACGGCTGCTGAAAGGGCTGGCCGCCTGGGGCGATTACTCCAAGCAGTCCCTCAACTGGGGTCTGGCCGGCAAGTTGAACAACACAATCCCTGTCGAAATTCGGCTGTTGCCGGATGCTGTCGCTGCCAAGGTCGGCGATAAATTTGTCGTGCAGAATCTGCAGCAGGATCTTCAGGACATTCCTCCCGGCACAGGCGGCCTGCTGGCGGCGCTCGAACAACTCAAGCACCTGCTCGCCAACCGTGACGATTATTTCAGCGAACTCTATTACCTCGGCAGCGAACCGCTGGCAGGGACGCAGGAACGGGTCGATGTCCTCGTCACCTCTCGCGGCCTGGTCAGCTGCCGCTGGTACTTCCGGCAGCAGACCGGGGAACTGATCGGATTTGACACGGCTCTGGAAGAAGATGCAGACCCCTGCGAAGTGCGTTTCGACGCTCTCAAGCCGATGGGCGGCGTTGCGTTTCCATCGGCATTGAAGGTCCGCTGCGGCGATGCGGACTACGGAGTCTTGCAGATCGAGTCGCTCAAGTTTCTCCCCGCCCCGGCTCAGGGAGGAAACAAATGA
- a CDS encoding S1C family serine protease produces the protein MIESLRSNLLRLGLGLFTSLCLMLCPAQAEEIHNAIHTVQSRVVKLYGAGGLKNLASYGTGFLVSPDGHIVTVWSHLLDADTVAVVLSDGRRLFGRVIGTDSKKDLAVLKIDATDLPYFDLNQTATASPGAPVLAFSNVFKVAVGDEPVSVMHGIVSAKTDLSARRGRYQLPYTGWVYVVDAVTNNPGAAGGVLTTGDGKLLGVLGREVRSDDNNVWLNYAVPIGELRPTIEDIVAGRFRRTDPLTASTTPVTGGFQPIDFGLVLVPDVVFRTPAYIETVVENSQASKLGLKPDDLIVFANGELIHSLRSLETILRQLTPGDDLQLVVRRGNELVSVTFRVPRQK, from the coding sequence ATGATTGAATCCTTGCGTTCCAACTTGTTGAGGCTGGGCCTCGGTCTCTTCACGAGCCTGTGCCTGATGTTGTGCCCAGCTCAGGCGGAAGAGATTCACAACGCCATTCACACCGTGCAGTCGCGGGTCGTGAAACTGTATGGGGCCGGTGGACTAAAGAATCTCGCCAGCTACGGCACCGGGTTTCTCGTTTCGCCAGACGGCCATATCGTCACGGTCTGGAGCCATCTGCTCGACGCGGACACCGTCGCGGTCGTGCTCTCGGATGGACGGCGACTCTTCGGCCGCGTCATCGGCACCGATTCGAAAAAGGATCTCGCGGTCTTGAAAATCGACGCCACGGACCTGCCGTATTTCGATCTCAATCAGACGGCGACGGCGAGTCCCGGCGCTCCGGTGCTGGCCTTCAGCAATGTGTTCAAAGTCGCAGTCGGTGACGAGCCCGTCAGCGTGATGCACGGCATCGTCTCCGCCAAGACCGACCTTTCCGCGCGGCGGGGGCGGTACCAGCTTCCCTACACCGGCTGGGTCTATGTCGTCGATGCGGTGACCAATAACCCTGGCGCGGCGGGGGGCGTGCTGACGACCGGCGACGGCAAGCTGCTGGGAGTGTTGGGACGCGAAGTTCGCAGCGACGACAACAATGTCTGGCTCAACTACGCCGTGCCGATCGGCGAACTGCGGCCCACGATTGAAGACATCGTGGCCGGACGGTTCCGTCGCACTGATCCTCTGACCGCTTCCACCACGCCTGTGACGGGCGGCTTTCAGCCGATCGATTTCGGCCTGGTGTTGGTCCCTGATGTCGTCTTCCGTACCCCGGCCTATATCGAGACCGTCGTTGAGAACTCACAGGCATCTAAACTCGGTCTCAAACCGGACGACCTGATCGTGTTCGCCAACGGCGAATTGATTCACTCGCTGCGGAGCCTGGAGACCATCTTGCGGCAACTGACCCCCGGCGACGACCTGCAACTGGTCGTCCGCCGCGGCAATGAACTGGTCTCGGTGACATTCCGCGTTCCCCGGCAGAAGTAA
- a CDS encoding PDZ domain-containing protein, which produces MMPAPTLLLRRRFSVTALSGVILLLMSFAPARGDEPGQLQQAFQQAVAAVDPSIVRIETVGGFDLVGEVLTGSGPTTGCVIRSDGYIITSRFNFLANPSSVVVTLSDQQRFAAEIVANDESRMLTLLKINATGLSPLQPVPANEVRVGQWALALGRTFDLKFPNVSVGIVSALNRVWGRALQTDAKTSPVNYGGPLIDLSGRCLGIIVPLSPQAHGETAGVEWYDSGIGFAVPLTDIQAVLPRLIAGEKLKPGLMGIGFADNGPVSGDAKAIRVRPESPADRAGLLVDDVIVEVNGKPVAKLNDLKHVLGSLYAQDVVRLKVRRGEETLSKEITLTDALQAFVFPYLGVLPDRRVPADDSKGVVIRDVLPDSPAAKAMIAAGDTIELVMGEQIRTSKELAERVRRLEPEDSVPLTVLKNGATETLSAQLVRLPSEPPEALEPFVIPQSEKPVSAKVGRFNEQLPGDGLGFWIYVPENYRPDYTWGILVWLHPSGDPLEAETLRAWSQVCRERGIILVGPRAPDLSGWSAELEESIKSIVGWTQERYVIDPARITVMGRESSANFASQVAFKYRDTFRGLILQHAPLRVPPPDVDPDYPLEIAFVTSPQGLQHVLIVKTFDALKKLNFPVWIAEQEKTDGETFPPEVISRLAVWLDALDRI; this is translated from the coding sequence ATGATGCCTGCCCCGACTTTGCTTCTCCGCCGCCGCTTCTCCGTCACAGCGCTGAGCGGCGTCATTCTCTTGCTGATGTCGTTCGCTCCAGCTCGGGGCGATGAACCGGGCCAACTGCAGCAGGCGTTTCAACAGGCGGTGGCCGCCGTCGATCCGAGCATCGTGCGGATTGAAACCGTCGGCGGCTTCGATCTGGTCGGCGAAGTCCTCACTGGCAGCGGCCCGACGACCGGCTGCGTGATTCGCTCCGACGGCTACATCATTACCAGCCGTTTCAATTTCCTGGCGAATCCCTCATCGGTCGTTGTGACTCTTTCAGATCAGCAACGGTTTGCCGCCGAGATCGTGGCGAACGACGAATCTCGAATGCTGACGCTGCTCAAGATCAACGCGACCGGACTGTCGCCGTTGCAGCCAGTGCCGGCCAACGAAGTCCGCGTTGGGCAATGGGCGCTGGCACTGGGCAGAACGTTCGACCTCAAGTTTCCCAACGTGTCAGTCGGAATCGTCAGTGCCCTGAACCGCGTCTGGGGACGCGCGCTGCAAACCGACGCCAAAACCTCACCGGTCAATTACGGCGGTCCGTTGATCGATCTCTCCGGCCGTTGCCTGGGGATCATTGTGCCGTTGTCGCCGCAAGCTCACGGAGAGACCGCCGGAGTCGAATGGTACGACAGCGGGATTGGCTTCGCCGTTCCGCTGACGGATATCCAAGCGGTGCTGCCGCGCCTGATCGCAGGTGAAAAGCTGAAGCCCGGACTGATGGGGATTGGCTTCGCCGACAACGGCCCAGTCAGCGGCGACGCCAAGGCGATTCGCGTCCGGCCAGAGTCCCCCGCCGACCGCGCCGGCCTGCTGGTCGACGACGTGATCGTGGAAGTGAACGGCAAGCCGGTCGCCAAGCTGAACGATCTCAAGCATGTCCTCGGTTCGCTGTACGCTCAGGATGTCGTGCGTCTCAAAGTCCGCCGCGGCGAGGAAACGCTCAGTAAGGAAATCACCCTGACTGATGCCCTTCAGGCGTTCGTCTTTCCCTACCTGGGAGTCTTACCGGATCGTCGCGTTCCCGCTGACGATTCCAAAGGAGTCGTTATTCGCGATGTCCTCCCTGACAGCCCTGCCGCCAAGGCCATGATCGCCGCCGGCGACACCATCGAACTCGTGATGGGGGAGCAGATCAGAACGTCGAAAGAACTCGCTGAACGGGTGCGTCGGCTCGAACCTGAAGACAGTGTTCCGCTCACCGTCTTGAAGAACGGAGCGACCGAGACGTTGTCGGCGCAGCTCGTGCGCCTTCCCTCCGAACCGCCGGAAGCTCTCGAACCGTTCGTCATCCCGCAGTCTGAAAAACCGGTTTCGGCGAAAGTGGGCCGCTTCAACGAACAGCTCCCCGGCGATGGACTCGGCTTCTGGATCTATGTCCCGGAAAATTACCGGCCTGACTACACCTGGGGCATACTCGTCTGGCTGCATCCATCCGGCGACCCGCTCGAAGCCGAAACGCTCCGCGCCTGGTCGCAGGTGTGCCGCGAACGGGGGATCATCCTCGTCGGTCCCCGCGCGCCGGATCTCAGCGGCTGGTCGGCCGAACTCGAAGAATCGATCAAGTCGATCGTTGGCTGGACGCAGGAACGTTATGTTATCGATCCGGCCCGCATCACCGTCATGGGGCGTGAAAGCTCCGCCAACTTTGCGAGTCAGGTGGCATTTAAATATCGCGACACGTTTCGCGGGCTGATCCTCCAGCACGCCCCGCTCCGCGTGCCGCCGCCGGATGTCGACCCTGATTACCCGCTGGAGATCGCCTTCGTCACGTCGCCGCAGGGGTTGCAGCATGTCCTGATCGTGAAGACGTTCGACGCCCTCAAGAAGTTGAACTTCCCGGTGTGGATTGCCGAACAGGAAAAAACCGACGGCGAGACCTTCCCGCCAGAGGTGATCTCGCGTCTGGCGGTCTGGCTCGACGCCCTCGACCGCATCTAG
- a CDS encoding dihydroorotate dehydrogenase electron transfer subunit — translation MIQPATQHDLCGLMPHASQYRAVVLEQRELADHTYAIRIGSPELARLIQPGQFFMIRPERGTDPLLGRPFALYDTILNDQGEPIAFEFAYHVIGKLTGLMSHWEPGTAVEIWGPLGNGFPLFRGQHLLCVGGGIGYTPFLAVAREALRLRQYGQSAKRYDALSSSVPSVSLCYGVQSKKFRADLSDFEPLTDLSISIATDDGSEGRPGFVTALVEEKLAATTNRPDAVYCCGPEPMMHAVARLCRAANVDCWLSLESPMACGFGACFSCVTKVRDAESPEGWDYRRTCVEGPIFRADQLVIE, via the coding sequence TTGATTCAGCCAGCCACCCAGCATGACCTGTGCGGACTGATGCCGCATGCCTCGCAATACCGCGCCGTCGTCCTCGAGCAGCGCGAGCTGGCGGATCACACCTACGCGATTCGGATCGGCAGTCCAGAGCTGGCGCGGCTGATTCAGCCCGGGCAGTTCTTCATGATCCGCCCGGAACGCGGCACCGACCCGTTGCTGGGCCGGCCGTTTGCGCTCTACGACACGATTCTGAACGACCAGGGAGAACCGATCGCCTTTGAGTTCGCCTATCACGTCATCGGCAAGCTGACAGGGCTGATGAGTCACTGGGAACCCGGCACGGCGGTCGAGATCTGGGGTCCGCTGGGGAACGGCTTCCCGCTCTTTCGAGGGCAACACCTGCTGTGCGTCGGCGGGGGCATCGGCTACACCCCCTTTCTGGCTGTCGCCCGCGAAGCACTGCGGCTTCGGCAGTACGGGCAGTCCGCGAAGCGCTATGACGCCCTCTCTTCCAGCGTCCCTTCCGTTTCACTCTGCTACGGCGTGCAGTCGAAGAAGTTTCGAGCGGACCTGTCTGACTTTGAACCGTTGACCGACCTGTCGATTTCCATCGCCACCGACGATGGCAGCGAAGGCCGACCAGGCTTCGTCACGGCGCTCGTCGAAGAAAAACTGGCCGCGACGACGAATCGCCCGGATGCCGTTTACTGCTGCGGGCCAGAACCGATGATGCATGCGGTGGCGCGGCTCTGCCGCGCTGCGAACGTCGATTGCTGGCTCTCACTGGAGTCGCCGATGGCCTGCGGCTTTGGAGCCTGCTTCAGTTGCGTGACGAAAGTCCGCGATGCCGAGAGCCCCGAAGGCTGGGACTACCGCCGCACCTGCGTCGAAGGCCCGATCTTCCGCGCGGATCAACTGGTGATTGAGTAG
- a CDS encoding OprO/OprP family phosphate-selective porin has product MPLLRQTIRCVLTLLLFGSGSFCLSQPAWAEDPDLEARVQALEQQNQRLLDLLSNSETTAAFQTVSGTGVCTVPSSPDCLPESGCDATGKSADGKGKDDPLSMSAKWKHGLEIETKDKKFRVHVGGRTQFDGVWLQNNREAFIGAGGDGPADAVDFRRARLRVDGTMYGFIDWAVEYDFVNSVNDNVGVQPATETNVINVPAPTDLWVNFKDVPWIGNLTMGNFKEPIGMEHATSSRFLDFMERSFNQDAFTGPFNNGFTPGIMAWQNFDDDRGLVQSGFFKNTTNVFGYGIGDGEYAWTSRLAYLPWRECEGAKLLHVAVAGSIRDPNNDTVQYRSRASLRNGPGAINPVMVNTGGFQASQARMLGGEAALQLNSLLVQAEYIGTWNTDAFGNGVTSPLAPLGTVFVNGWYVESLYFLTGEHREYEAKRGAFGRVIPRENFSFRKGLGAWQLGVRYSRLDLKNGLMDGGLVQDVTLGVNWFLNPNMKLQGNYVFTDREAPASAGSPGGSFNGYGMRLAYDF; this is encoded by the coding sequence ATGCCGCTACTTCGTCAAACAATTCGCTGCGTTTTGACGCTGCTGCTCTTCGGGAGCGGCAGCTTCTGCTTGTCGCAGCCTGCCTGGGCAGAAGATCCAGATCTCGAAGCTCGCGTGCAAGCTTTGGAGCAGCAGAATCAGCGGCTGCTGGACCTGCTGTCGAACAGCGAGACAACGGCGGCATTTCAGACCGTTTCCGGAACCGGCGTCTGCACGGTCCCGTCATCTCCCGATTGTCTGCCGGAATCAGGGTGCGACGCGACGGGCAAAAGCGCCGACGGCAAAGGAAAAGACGATCCCCTCAGTATGTCGGCCAAGTGGAAGCACGGCCTGGAAATCGAAACCAAGGACAAGAAGTTTCGCGTGCATGTCGGCGGTCGAACACAGTTCGACGGCGTCTGGCTGCAGAATAACCGCGAAGCGTTTATCGGGGCGGGCGGCGACGGACCGGCCGATGCCGTGGACTTTCGTCGCGCTCGCTTACGCGTCGACGGCACCATGTACGGCTTCATCGACTGGGCCGTGGAATACGACTTCGTCAATTCAGTGAACGACAACGTCGGGGTGCAGCCCGCAACGGAAACGAACGTCATCAACGTGCCGGCCCCCACCGACCTGTGGGTGAACTTCAAGGATGTTCCGTGGATCGGAAATCTGACCATGGGGAACTTCAAGGAACCGATCGGCATGGAGCATGCCACGAGCAGCCGGTTCCTCGACTTCATGGAACGGTCATTCAACCAGGACGCCTTTACCGGTCCGTTCAATAACGGATTTACTCCCGGCATCATGGCCTGGCAGAATTTTGACGACGACCGCGGGCTGGTGCAGTCAGGCTTCTTCAAGAACACCACCAACGTCTTTGGTTACGGAATTGGCGACGGCGAATACGCCTGGACCAGCCGTCTGGCATATCTCCCCTGGCGCGAGTGCGAGGGAGCGAAGCTGTTGCACGTCGCGGTTGCAGGCAGTATACGCGATCCCAATAACGATACCGTGCAGTACCGTTCACGGGCATCGCTCAGAAACGGTCCAGGGGCGATCAATCCGGTCATGGTCAATACGGGCGGCTTTCAGGCGAGTCAGGCCCGCATGCTGGGGGGCGAAGCCGCCTTGCAGTTGAATTCACTGCTGGTTCAGGCCGAGTACATCGGCACCTGGAATACCGATGCATTTGGCAACGGCGTCACCTCGCCGCTCGCGCCGCTTGGAACCGTGTTCGTCAACGGCTGGTATGTGGAATCGCTGTACTTCCTGACAGGCGAGCATCGCGAATATGAAGCCAAGCGCGGCGCGTTTGGACGAGTGATTCCCCGTGAGAATTTTTCGTTCCGCAAGGGACTCGGCGCCTGGCAACTGGGCGTGCGTTATAGCCGTCTCGACCTGAAAAATGGTTTGATGGACGGCGGGCTCGTGCAGGACGTGACGCTGGGGGTGAACTGGTTCCTCAATCCCAACATGAAACTGCAGGGGAACTACGTCTTCACCGACCGCGAAGCCCCGGCCAGCGCCGGCAGCCCAGGCGGCTCCTTCAACGGCTACGGCATGCGACTGGCCTATGACTTTTAG
- a CDS encoding class I SAM-dependent methyltransferase → MAHDVSIPDPSPVLDLLSAFRRSKAMFAGVKLGVFDSLSRSPKRQLELAAELQVEETALGRLLDALVGLQLLTRDEDLYASTPAADAYLTSGSPRRMTGYINYSNDVGWRLWEHLEDAVREGTHRWQQTYGWDGPIFSHFFKDDAAKREFLMGMHGFGLISSPHVVTAFDLSRFRHLVDVGGATGHLVIAACERYPELQGTVFDLPTVIPLANEIVAASTVADRIQTVPGDFFADPLPSGDLYFLGRILHDWNEEQSLRLLRTIYAALPTGGALLVGEKLIDEDRRGPDWAQMQDLNMLVCTEGRERTLSEYEGLLKLAGFTDVSGCATGSPLDAILAIK, encoded by the coding sequence ATGGCGCATGATGTCTCCATTCCCGATCCCTCGCCCGTCCTCGATCTGCTGAGCGCGTTTCGACGCTCCAAGGCAATGTTCGCCGGCGTGAAGTTGGGAGTGTTCGACTCCCTGTCCCGGTCCCCGAAACGGCAACTCGAACTGGCGGCGGAACTACAGGTGGAAGAGACCGCTTTGGGGCGACTGCTGGATGCGCTCGTCGGGCTGCAGTTGCTCACGCGGGATGAAGACCTGTATGCCAGCACGCCTGCGGCCGATGCGTATCTCACCAGCGGCAGTCCGCGGCGGATGACCGGCTACATCAATTACTCGAACGACGTCGGCTGGCGGCTGTGGGAGCATCTGGAAGACGCTGTCCGCGAGGGAACGCACCGCTGGCAGCAGACCTACGGCTGGGACGGCCCGATCTTTTCCCACTTCTTCAAGGATGACGCGGCCAAGCGCGAATTCCTGATGGGGATGCACGGGTTCGGCCTGATCAGCTCGCCGCACGTGGTGACCGCTTTCGACCTGAGCCGGTTTCGACATCTGGTCGATGTCGGCGGAGCGACGGGCCATCTTGTGATCGCCGCCTGCGAGCGCTATCCCGAGTTACAAGGCACCGTGTTCGATCTGCCAACAGTGATTCCACTGGCAAATGAAATCGTGGCGGCCTCAACAGTGGCCGATCGAATTCAGACTGTGCCGGGCGACTTCTTCGCCGATCCCCTGCCGAGCGGCGACCTGTACTTTCTGGGCCGCATTCTGCACGACTGGAACGAAGAACAAAGCCTGCGGCTGCTGAGAACGATCTACGCAGCTCTGCCGACAGGCGGAGCGCTGCTCGTCGGTGAAAAGCTGATCGACGAAGACCGTCGCGGGCCAGACTGGGCACAGATGCAGGACCTCAACATGCTGGTCTGCACGGAAGGCCGCGAACGCACGCTCAGCGAGTACGAAGGACTGTTGAAACTCGCCGGCTTCACCGATGTCTCCGGCTGCGCCACCGGCTCGCCCCTGGACGCCATCCTCGCCATCAAGTGA